AGAAAGATAAGTATAAAGGAATAGTTATGGGAAGCATCAGAAACATAAAGCACAAAAGTTTGATAATAGTGCTTTAAAGACCATTTATAGTTCTGATAGATTTTGCATGATTGTTGCCCCTCTCCATAGGGCAGCTCTCTGTCATGATTGGtttaaaatgattttctttCCAATGATACCTTTGTGATGAACATCATTGTATTTGACATTATTGGTTATGATTTTTAGGTTTCCGAATGGCAGCTGAGTGTGCACGTAATGCATTGGTAGAGAAGGTTGTGGACAACAAAGGAGATTTTGGTATGTTCTTGTCCCTTTTGCATGTTTCGTTTGGGGTTAGGTTTTACCATTGGCTCTGTAGACTTtgaatactttgttatcatttgattgttattattattttgtttatagCATGGGCAGCTGTTGAAGCATTCTTTTATGATAACTTATGCATGAATTTACTGGGTTGTGCAGAGAAATTCAGGTCAGACTTGATGAACATTGCAAGGACTACTTTGAGCTCCAAAATTCTCTCACAAGACAAGGAGCATTTTGCAAAATTAGCTGTAGATGCTGTAATGAGACTAAAGGTGAACACTGACTACCCTGCTAATACCGAGTCCAGTTTCAGGGGATTTAGCTAATAGTGTATGCGTTGTTGCCATGTTTTCTCCATTGGTTCATTTGTGGAAAAACTTTAATCTATGAAAATTAGATACAATTCTGATCTATATACTTTTCTGCTCACTTGGCTAATAAATACTTAAAAGTGTATTTTATTAGAAGTTTGGTTACAATGTTTTATATGACCCTACAATTTATAATCCATTCTTACAATATGAATATAGCCTTTCAATTTCTTCCGATCCTTAAAAAACAGTTTTTAGAGTTTTCTAATATAATTTCATGATAGCTTCGTAAAGAGTATTCACTGAAATAATGAGTTGAACTTGGTTATAGCAATATTTCATTTGTGGCAAtggtttttcctttttttcctAATGGattaaaaatacacaattttCCAGTTTACATTTTATATagttattcaattttttgtacTTTTATCAGTTTTATGCTAGCCATGCATGCAGATATGCTGAGTCAGGGTTTTTTTTCCATTGTGATCTCTATTATTATGAAATTAACTATATGCCTTTTCATGTTTTAATTTCCGTTTTAAAATTACAGGGAAGCACAAATTTAGAATCTGTCCAGATTATAAAGAAGCCTGGAGGATCACTGATAGACTCATTTTTAGATGAAGGGTAATATTACTGAGAAGTTAGGCTATTTTTTAGTTTGAGTACTGTATCAAATGCTTCGGTTCTATCCTTTTATGAATCCTGTTGTTTCTCTTTTGTATTGAGTTGCATTGGTAGCCTTCAAGTAACATGAATAAACTCAAATGATTGCCAACTTCACCACTATCTTTGTATAATGAACAATTTACATTAGTCTTGGTAAAAAATAATCTGTCTATTTCtaaattagattatatttttgtttagatTTATTCTTGACAAGAAAATTGGTCTTGGACAACCCAAACGCATAGAGAATGCAAAGATATTGGTTGCAAACACTGCCATGGACACAGACAAGGTGAAGATATACGGTGCCCGTGTTCGTGTTGACTCTATGTCTAAAGTTGCTGAGATTGAAGGAGCTGAGAaggagaaaatgaaagaaaaggtGAACAAGATAATCGGTCATGGCATCAACTGTTTTGTTAACAGACAGTTGATATACAATTTTCCGGAGGAGCTCTTTGCTGATGCAGGAATATTGGCTATTGAACATGCTGATTTTGATGGTATTGAGCGTCTGGCTCTGGTAACTGGTGGTGAAATTGCTTCAACCTTTGACAACCCTGAGTCTGTTAAGCTTGGGCAATGTGACCTTATTGAAGAGATTATGATTGGTGAGGATAAATTGATTAAGTTTTCTGGTGTTGCAATGGGGCAGGCATGCACAATAGTTCTGAGAGGTGCTAGgtattttttgttctttttttattataagttCCTTCTGATGTTCTTTTACATATTCAGGGATTTTAATCTTGATAACATATCACTTCAGATTTTTTCTCTTATGGTTTTCTTATTCTGGCAGTATTTGTTTGTAATATTTCACTCTTTATTCATGGTAGATTGTAGTATTAGAATTTCATAGGAATTGCTTAATACAAATGACCCTTTGGTTTATTGCAGCTTATAATTATTGAGTCCACTGATTTAACTGGACTGCTTTGTATGCATGAGTAGACAACTGTGTTTTTAACAAACTTGATTGgcggtttttatttttagttgcACTTTCGGCCTGACCTCTGTTTTTGTGGCAGCCACCATGTTCTTGATGAGGCCGAGAGGTCATTGCACGATGCCTTGTGTGTGCTATCTCAGACCATCAATGACAGCAGGGTGTTACTTGGAGGCGGGTGGCCTGAAATGATAATGGCAAAGGAAATTGATGCATTGGCCAGGAAAACTCCAGGAAAAAAGTCTCTTGCAATGGAGGCATTTTCTCGGGCTCTCTTGGCTATCCCAACAACCATTGCTGATAATGCTGGTTTGGATAGTGCTGAGTTGATTTCTCAGCTCCGTGCTGAGCACCAAAATGAGGGATGTACTGCTGGAATCGATGTCATCTCTGGTTCTGTAAGTACAATACTGTGAATTGCGTGCATTTATTTGTGTACATGATTTTGAAATGCTACATCTTAATGCATCATTCCATAATCTTTTTCTTGGTAGAATATCTCTTTCTGATCACTGCATTCACTCTGGTCAATAGTGATTTCAGTATATAACATGAAATGTCTTGTTGAAATTTACACTATaagtttgtatttattttatgcaGTCGTTTCTAAATTAGATTGACTCCCTAGTGGACATggtggagttacgatgtgtatGATAGGGACTTTAGccttagaatttgggttgagcctaactcaaccttacaaaaccggtaAGTAAGGTTGGAACTGCCTCTACTTATAAACCCATGTTCAGGCTTTATctcatccaatgtgggactcgtAACAAGTATTATGTGGAGCTAAGTCCACACTGAATAGTATGAGATGCTTAGTGGAGTACTCGAGTGACTTAGTTCTTCCCCCCCGACAACAAGGATTTAAGGAGTGCTTGAGTGTGTATCAGTGTACCATTTATTAACCGAGTATATGTAACAGTTATTTTACCAAGTTTATGTTGTATTTTAGAAAAGTATCCTGTAGGCTTCTAGTTCAACTTGCTTCTACTCTATTTTCTGTTTGTCTAATATACTTTCACTGGTGTGTGCTTCTGGTAGGTTGGAGACATGATTGAACGGGGGATTTCCGAAGCATTCAAAGTCAAACAGGCTGTATTGCTATCCGCAACAGAGGCAGCTGAGATGATCCTCAGAGTTGATGAAATCATAACTTGTGCTCCAAGGAGGAGAGAAGACAGAATGTAAAAAATCTAGTGATCATCCAACTTCAGATGCTTATGATACCTTGGCAAATTCCGACTTATTCCAGATATTTACAATCTGGGACAGCAACCAAAAGAATCATTACAGAATTGGCGCTCTAACAGTTTAAATCAACGGTCACAAtcgaactttttttttgtgcttgtttaaattttgattattgTTATGTACGTACATCTCCTGTTTCACCTTGTGCTAGCTTTTTCTTTTAAACTATTGCTATATTTCATGTATCATTAATGTGTGTATCAGTCTAGCTGGCAATTGGACTATACAATCCTAGCTGGTAAGGAAAAAGAAATTATTGGAGacaaaaaatcacttaattattatatatgcagtTTCTTATGCACTGCCAAGAGAGATGGAGAATAAAGACTGTTCATCCTCATCCATACCCTAGGACATTAATATTTAAGGCTCTCTAATCCAAACTTATACATGAAAATcacaaattaaaaagaaaaagttgcagcaatattaaaatgaaatttagCTAGCTATATGTTGTTGGAATCCAAGGTTAAAGCAGTGCTGAGATTCATCGGATACATATACTCGGTTGTGCCTGTCAAGATCTGTTGAACGATAATCCTGTTAGCCCTTTCTGTTGGATGGAAAGCATCCCAAAATGCATAGACATCACGATTTGGGCATAAATTAGAGAGTGGTGTGCACAGACCAAGGCCATTGTAGGGTCCTTGACCGCAACATGCTATCTGTGAGGTAACAAATCCTGCATACCCAATAAATTTTACAAGATCACTAGCTAATCatgatattttttaatgaaaagatGTTTGTAGCATTTCATTCATATGTTGATATAATAGTATGATTACCGTATGCTTGTGGATTTTGGACGAAGTCGAGAGCCGACTGCCTTGTGTTGGCTCCCATGAAGACATTTGAACCAATTTCATTGTTTAGTTCTTGGATAATCTGAATAAGTTGTGGATTGAACAAAGATGCTGCATTTTGTAGCTCAGCTGAGCATCCTCCATTTGTGTTTCTTTGAGCTAATTCTGCTGGAACACAACCAATTGGACCAGTTCCTGTCACTATCACCCTACGTGCTCCAAGATCGTATAACCTCTGATATTAATCAATATATCACagtaaatatttcaaaattcatgttataattataattattctaACATATATCAATACTCTAGCTACTTcatattgtcaacaaaaaaaataaaaaatctagcTACTTCAATTGAAATGAATCTTAATAAATTTGAGATCTtaagaaaaaatagaattatCTAAATATCACAATACCATCTCCACATTATTATGTACCAATACTTGACTTAGTGGACACAAGGTGAAAAGTCACACTTTGGACACGAAGCTAAGTCAGTCTAGTGGTAAATCAATGTTCGAATCTTGATTTATAAAAGTAATTATATTTAGTGTCTAACATGtctcaaataaaattacatGATGATCTgtagaaaaaataaagttttacgGAAGAAAAAGAGATTTCTTTacc
This genomic interval from Trifolium pratense cultivar HEN17-A07 linkage group LG6, ARS_RC_1.1, whole genome shotgun sequence contains the following:
- the LOC123889620 gene encoding T-complex protein 1 subunit beta-like, coding for MAIDRIFKDEASEEKGERARMSSFVGAMAIAELVKTTLGPKGMDKILQSTGRGREVTVTNDGATILKSLHIDNPAAKVLVDISKVQDDEVGDGTTSVVVLAGELLREAEKLVAAKIHPMTIIAGFRMAAECARNALVEKVVDNKGDFEKFRSDLMNIARTTLSSKILSQDKEHFAKLAVDAVMRLKGSTNLESVQIIKKPGGSLIDSFLDEGFILDKKIGLGQPKRIENAKILVANTAMDTDKVKIYGARVRVDSMSKVAEIEGAEKEKMKEKVNKIIGHGINCFVNRQLIYNFPEELFADAGILAIEHADFDGIERLALVTGGEIASTFDNPESVKLGQCDLIEEIMIGEDKLIKFSGVAMGQACTIVLRGASHHVLDEAERSLHDALCVLSQTINDSRVLLGGGWPEMIMAKEIDALARKTPGKKSLAMEAFSRALLAIPTTIADNAGLDSAELISQLRAEHQNEGCTAGIDVISGSVGDMIERGISEAFKVKQAVLLSATEAAEMILRVDEIITCAPRRREDRM